The sequence below is a genomic window from Lolium perenne isolate Kyuss_39 chromosome 7, Kyuss_2.0, whole genome shotgun sequence.
GGCCCGCGTACCGTGACGGCTCTATATATGCAGCGGCACACAAGTCCTACACTTAGCACATCATCTTCTTCAGAGGAAACAAACACAGAGCTAATTAAATAGCTTAGCTACGACTAAAATGGCGGCGGCGTCCATCGAGAAGATGGAGTGCTGCAGCAGCGGAACGTCGGCGGCAGCGCCACCGAAAGACGAGACGTCATGGGAGTACCACCTGCGAAAGTACCTCGCACTGCTGGCCACGCTGGTGGCCACCTCTACCTACGCGGCAGGGCTGAGCCCGCCGGGTGGAGTCTGGCAGGAGAACGAGGATGGGGGCGATGGGTACAAGGCCGGCGAGCCGATTCTGTACCACTCTCCCCGGTACCTCGCCTTCTTCTACTTCAACGCGACCGCCTTCGCGGCCTCGctcgtcgtcaacctcctcctccttgtcctGAACGAGAAGCGGACGATCTCTCTCGCCGTCCTCCGGTCCGTCATGGTGCTGGACCTGCTCGCCCTCATGGGGGCCTTCGCCACCGGGAGCTGCGAGGACCCGCCGACCACCGCGTATGTCTCCACGCTCGTGGTCGCTCTCGCCGCCTACGTTGGCATCCAAATCCTCCTAGCTTGGTACGACAAGCAGGACACCTCGCAATCGCAGGAGGAGGAAGGCCCCGACGAAGCGCTCAAGATCAAGGAGCATCGCAAGGAGCTGCTTGTGCTGGCGACGTTCGCCACGGGCATCTCCTACGCCGCCGGCCTGAGCCCGCCCGGCGGCTTCCGCAACGACGCTGCCGAGGGTGGCCACGAGCCCGGAGACGCCTTGCTGAAGGCCGGACAGTCCGCGCGCCTGATGGCCTTCTTCTACTTCAACTCCACGGCGTTCGTGGCGTCGCTGCTCGTCATCGTGCTGCTCCTTGGCCGCAGGATGCAGAGGTACTACGCCAAGATGCAGCTGTACGGGTTCATCCTCGTCGTGCTGCTCGGTCTCATGGGCGCCTACGCCGCCGGGAGCTCCAGGAAGGCGGACACGACGGCCTACGTGGTCGTTCTTGTCGCCGCTGTCCCGGTGTACATCTTCCTCGTGATTCTCGCCAAGGTGCTTGTCTCGGGTCCTCGCGATTACATCCCCTCGCCGCGCAGCCGCCACGCCGACAAGGCGAACACAGGCAACAAGAACGAAGGCATCGAGAAGGCCAAATCTCTGATCCTGCTGCTCGCCACACTCGCCGCCACCATCACTTACCAAGCGGGCATGAACCCGCCCGGTGGCGTCTGGCAGAAAGATGACCCGAAAGGGCACTACAATGCCGGCGACCCGATCCTCTTCTTCACGAACGCTAAGCGCTACAAGGTGTTCTTCTACTGCAACTCGACGGCGTTCGTGGCCTCCTTGGTGGTCATCCTCATGGTCCAGAACAAGAGTCTGGTCAGAGGGCACGCGCTGGAGGTGGCAATGATACTGGACCTGTTCGGCCTCATCGGCGCCTACGCCGCCGGGAGCTGCCGTGACGTAAGCACCTCCGTCTACGTCATGGCACTGGCTGGCGCCGTCCTGGTCTACGTCGTGATCCACGTCGTCTTCTTCACGCTGGACAACCATGACCTCAGTgaagaggagaagaggaggatCGACAAGCGGCGCAAGCGGCTGCTCCTCCTCGCCATCCTCGTGGCCACCATCACCTACCAGGCCGGCCTGACCCCGCCGGGTGGCTTCTGGACTGCGGACGGCACGATCCAAGATGGCGACAAGGTCCACAAGCACCATGCGGGATTCGCGATCCTCGGAGACGTCAGCGGCGAGTACCGGAGGAGGTATTTGGCGTACTTCTACTGCAACTCGACGAGCTTCATGGCGTCCATGGCGCTCATCATCATGCTCGTGAACCCGAACCTGTACCGGCCGGGCATACGGTGCTACGCGCTCTACGTGTGCATGGTCGTCGCGCTGTTCGGCCTGATGGGCGCCTACGCCGCCGGGAGCGCACGGGAGTTGCGGACGTCCATCTACGTCTTTGTGCTCGTCGGCGCGGTGGTCGCCTTCATCCTCATCCAGCTGCTCGTCTTCTTCGAATTCTGCAATTTTTGTGGCGCTTCCTCCTCTGGATCAACCTCCGGCGGCAG
It includes:
- the LOC127317191 gene encoding uncharacterized protein, with the protein product MAAASIEKMECCSSGTSAAAPPKDETSWEYHLRKYLALLATLVATSTYAAGLSPPGGVWQENEDGGDGYKAGEPILYHSPRYLAFFYFNATAFAASLVVNLLLLVLNEKRTISLAVLRSVMVLDLLALMGAFATGSCEDPPTTAYVSTLVVALAAYVGIQILLAWYDKQDTSQSQEEEGPDEALKIKEHRKELLVLATFATGISYAAGLSPPGGFRNDAAEGGHEPGDALLKAGQSARLMAFFYFNSTAFVASLLVIVLLLGRRMQRYYAKMQLYGFILVVLLGLMGAYAAGSSRKADTTAYVVVLVAAVPVYIFLVILAKVLVSGPRDYIPSPRSRHADKANTGNKNEGIEKAKSLILLLATLAATITYQAGMNPPGGVWQKDDPKGHYNAGDPILFFTNAKRYKVFFYCNSTAFVASLVVILMVQNKSLVRGHALEVAMILDLFGLIGAYAAGSCRDVSTSVYVMALAGAVLVYVVIHVVFFTLDNHDLSEEEKRRIDKRRKRLLLLAILVATITYQAGLTPPGGFWTADGTIQDGDKVHKHHAGFAILGDVSGEYRRRYLAYFYCNSTSFMASMALIIMLVNPNLYRPGIRCYALYVCMVVALFGLMGAYAAGSARELRTSIYVFVLVGAVVAFILIQLLVFFEFCNFCGASSSGSTSGGSSKANDSLSSRRPQSPDRSSSSSSSTSSRRKYLMLLAILAASVTYQAGLTPPGGTWEKSVLDLHIMEGNPVLRVTDRARYRAFFYCNSASFAASVVVIVLLLQESLQDRRGLLIYAMNTAIVLDLLGLLGAYAAGSSRKWDMSGYVIALTAAVLAYVAVNLVIGRRGRGRVSSIPLQLPEARAQPKRTARCWSSPC